The region CAGCTGTGACTCATTTGTTGTTGACACTTTTGATCAACAATTACCTTTAGTCACATCTGACTGAACAATAAACAACTTTCATCAGTCAAATATATTGTCTTACAGTCAAATGACTGTCACATTTCCTTTAGTCCTAAGTGTCATCTTGTAAAGAAGAAATTGatatactgcatattttgtttGCAGGAGCTGAGAGGAAATATCCGGGTTTATTATCGAGCTCGACCGGTGCTTGCGTTTGATGACATTCTACAACAGACGGAATCTGTTAGAAGGTGATGCTTGATATCAACCTGTAACAGGCTAATCCTTACAATTGTAAATTTATATCTCACCGATAGTATAATGAAAGATGTCCACCATCTCAGGTCTTTCTTTAACCTACATCTATTGGTTGATGTTGTGGTTAAGTCAAACATTACAGTTAAACACAAACACTTCGATTTTTGTAATGCCAGTGTTTATGGCAGCACTCAATTAAACAAAATGGTGTTGTAGGTTAACCTGTGTTGATAATGTAGCAGAAGTAAACCAGTGTTGTGATGGGCCATTTCTCAAGTCACTAAAATTCAAACAAGATGTGACAGCAACAAGTTgttgaagtttttttctctatagAATTAGAACTGTGACTCAAGACCATGACTGAAGCCAGGGAAACTTACTATATAATGAGCAATTGTTAAATGAACGTTCCAACTCTGGAAATAATCTTTATTCTCGGATGTTGtctttaactatatatttaaCCGTTCCTCTCGACCACATGTTACCTTAAAGTGCCGGAAAAGGTCTGAACCATTCTTAGATGTGACAGATTTTAGCTTCTCAATACATACcaataaatgaaatgactaTTTTCATTATGGTAACAGATTAAAGTTCATCAATGGGGAGATTTTCCTAAAAGTAGTTTCTTGTGTTTTTCACAGATCCAATATTTCTGTTGATGAAGTCGTGAACACATTGGATGATGTAAGTATATTGATTTAGCTTCTTTGTAAGAAAGTAAGTAAGAAAGTAAAGACTAAATTTGTTGTGATTGAATTTCATTGGTTGATTAGACACAGACTGTAATACATAACTTAATCATTTTGTTGATAACTTGTTTGCCCTGGTtggtaaattttgaaaacacTCGGCCAGTGTTGGATTGATATCTCTTCACTTGTAACTGAAGAGGGAAAAAAGTAATCTTGGGCTAAATTTTTGTGCATTTTTAAAACATCAAGAACACTTGACTGTGTGAGACATCAACCATAATTTTAAGGCAGCATTCTTAATTTGATTGAATTGTCCAAAAAGtatttttctatatttatgCAGGAAACTATTTGCATCAAGTGTGACCGTCATGGAGGTACAGCACAAAGCAAAACCTTTGAGTTTGACAGGTTAGTGGTGTGTTTTTTGCTGAATTTTATTGGCAGTGCACGTTAGATTGTCAGCTCATTCCCTGTGTCAGCCTGACGTAGAGGCAATTTCTGACGTTCAAGTGAATCCAGTATTAAAGGTGTGCCATCAGTTAATGAGAAACTGAACTTTTTCTAAGTTCTGTTACGTTTTACTATGATTATTACGTAAGAGACATGAAGTAGTTCAACTGTCATTGCAAaccttttttcaaaatttaacaaatttttttttgatctTATCTGAGGTTGATGAGATTTGTTCAACATTCATTACTAGTTCAACCTGGTTAGCCCTCGCTTGGTATATACCCAGAAAAAAACAGGGATTTTCTGGGTATCACATGATCTATGGAGTAACCAAAGCTGTGTTCCTTATCTTAGCTAATGAAGCAGCTGCAGCAGGAATAAACTATCACAAAAGAGCTTAAGGAGTAAGATGAGGTAGACAGCTTTGGTTATTTCGTAGATCACATGATACCTGGAAAATTGCCCTCTTTTCCGGGCATTAACCAATGAAGTGCTAACCAGGTGGAACTTGTTATGTTGGCTAAGCTTGATGAGTGATGATTAAATACTTAATTTCTTGTATTTGACAGGGTCTTCGGCCAAACAGACCTCCAAGATGATGTCTTCTCCGATATCAAACCCCTTTTGACATCATTATTGGACGGGTAAGTTAATTATGACaacattgaaagaaaattaatgttttgaaTCACCGAACCTGATAAATACTTTGTTATTTGGCAAGTTTCATATTGCTATAGCGTATTACTAGATACTGTTCACAGAAGTAAAGTCCAGTCATGTTGTATTTTATCCCCTCTGAGCCCTCATCCATCGCCATACCTCCTACCCGTACCTCCACTCTCCCTTTCATTCTGTTCCGTTTGACATGTTAAAGATAATGAATATATCAGTAACAGAAAGCTACCTACCTTTTAGTTAATGCCCTCCCCATTACACTTACATAGATGTCACACTGTTCATCAAAATATAGACTGCAAAATTTCCTTCAACTTTTTGTGTCTCCCCTGAGTTGAATGTTTACCATTAGGTTGAAGGTAGCATATTCATATTCCACCCACCAGTATTCTCTCCTTTTTTAGGTATAATGTTTGTATGATGGCATATGGCCAGACAGGGAGTGGCAAGACATACACAATGCTTGGTCCTGAGTACACCCCATCAGGGACCTCACCAAACAAAGGATTGGAGGGAGGCATTGATGATGGTATCATACCCAGAGCTGGAAGGGAATTGTTCAGGTAATATTGATGGAGGGGGAAGAGAGGTTGGGGAAGGATTGTGCAttgtaatatataaaaaaagagCTATAATGCCATTCTTCtgtaaatttgaattttatgCTCCATTATTGAAATTTTTGCATATTTCATTTAGGCTCATGAGAGAAAAATCAACATCTACATACACTGTTGATGTATCTGTTGTGGAGGTCTACAATAATGAAATTTGTGACCTCTTGACCGTTGACCCCGCTGGTATGAAGCATGATGTCTACACATCTGATGATGGTTCCATGGAGGTAACCTCGGTGTCAACAAAGTAAGTTGAAGAACTTTATTTTGGTTATAGCACAGCATGGTCCAAACTTGTGGCATTCCGCCAATCacgttccccctcccctcccccccccgaaATTTATCATTTACAATGCCCACTGGGATATGTTTACAAATGTGATGGTTGGCTTTGTTTCCTTGGCACATATTTGTgtttatcaaagaaaatatagGAATTTGCCAAGTTTGTAAATCTCCCCAGATGTGTATGTTaggtagaaaaaaaagaacttttCAGGGAAATCCAGATGTATTGTAACTTAGTGTTGGGAATTAGGTCAGTGTTTTAAGTTTAAGGTTTCAGAGTCTTCTTGTGGAGATAAATCATCCTATgtaatatctttattttttatcaattaCTACAGATTAATTCATTCTGTTGAAGATTTAATTCACTTCGTCCACCACGGTTTGACCCATCGACACGAAGACTCTACGTTAGTCCATGACCACTCAAGCCGGTCGCATTTAGTGGTCACCCTGACTGTCACAGGTATTCCAACTCCAACCAAAATGGGGACGAACAGGTCCGGTGAAGAAATAGTCAAAACAAAGCTACAGCTGGTAGACTTGGCTGGGAGTGAATGTGTCGGTGAGTGAAATTTAATGATTAATCTATATTATaagtataatattattttaaatggtagtatacatttattatttatatcttttttaAGTATTCACACTTTGTCAATAACTGACCGTTATCCCCACCCAGGTGTTTCTGGTGTAAAGGGCACCGCTCTGAGGGAAGCTTCATTCATCAATAGAAGTTTGTCTGCGTTAGCAGATGTGCTCAGTGCCCTTGCTGAACAGCGCCCTCACATACCATACAGGAACAGTCGATTAACGCATCTCTTACAAGACTCTATAGGAGGGGATGCTAAGCTACTCGTCATATGTTGCGTCTCTCCTACACGTCGTTTCCTCTCAGAGACTCTGCAATGCCTCGGCTTTGGATCCAGGGCAAGGCAGGTACAACGTGGGCCAGTGAAAAGAAGGCCAGCTATTGGAGGCACACCAGTAGGTAAGTTTCCATATCTCCTTCTGTGAGTTTGAAAGGGTTCTTATTCTAACtatttcttattcttattctaTGCTAGATGGGCATATCTGTGTGTAAGACAGGTGAAACTAATTTAGATTCTTGCTTTTACAGGTGGAGGAGGGTCTCGTAGTCCTGTTGTGACAAGGACAAGGAGAAGTCATTCTCTAACATCAATTCACAGTAAGTAAAAGTTTCTAACCTATGTATGATTATTTTGGGGCATTCTGCAGGCTAGTCTATTTCGATTAATGAAATGGTTTCTTTCCTCTCTATTGAAGGAGAGCAATCCCTAGAAGTCACCACACCAAACAGGTTGCTGTATTCTGAAGGAAACAGATTCGGTTACAGAGGAGCACCAccttgaaatgaaataaatatgtaagtAGGACAGTAACACATTCTTTTAACATCATTTCATGTTTCACCACAACTctttaaattgtaaaattgcAAATAATTCACATAGGAATATAGAAAACGTATCAAATTCAAGGTGGTATTTATGTTCTGAATGTTGGACGGAACAAAACTTAGTTCTGCAAGTTATTGCTGTACTGGAAAACATTCTTACTGTAGATGCCTTAGGACTGGTAAATCTTGACTAACACATTCCTTGTAAAATTGCAAATAATTCACATAGGAATAGAGAAAACATATTAAATTCAAGGTGGTATTTATGTTCTGAATATTAGACAGAACAAAACTTAGTTCTGTTAGTTATTGCTGTACTGGAAAACATTCTTACTCTTAGATGCCTCACGACTGGTAATAACACATTCTTCTCTAATAGTTACATATACCAGTCCTGAGGCAACTACAGTTAAAGCTTAGATAGCACacatattattgttgttattattatctcaATAAAACATTTCACATATTATAACTAACAAAGTATAGTCCATCATGCCACTCCAAAAACCACAATTCCACACCTGTGCCATCTTTAAAATGGCCGAACTGAAGCAGCCAAGCCTCGAAGGGCCCACTTTGATAAGGACACTTTAACATATTATAACTAACAAAATATCGCCAATCGTGCTTACACCTTTGCCTCATTTAAAACGGCCTAACTGTAGCAGCCAAACCTCTGAGGGCCCACTTTGATATGGACACTTTAACATATTATAACTAAAACGGCCTTACTGTAGCAGCCAAACCTCTGAGGGCCCACTTTGATATGGACACTTTAACATATTATAACTAAAACGGCCTTACTGTAGCAGCCAAACCTCTGAGGGCCCACTTTGATACAGAGACACTTTCGTGTCTGACGTCCATGAAAAATACTGGTTCACTCGGAGTGATACGATTCTGGTAAACAGGACAGTAAAAGGTATCGTTGGTCTTGGTTTGTTCCCCTACAACCACTTTATCACTGTTGGTGGTACAGGTGATGTGTATGATAGGTAGAGGGGTGGGTCCTGATTTGGGGGGTGCATCCTGCAGCTCTCCTGTGGTTTTCTCCCACGTACAGCCCCAAAGGTAGACACCGTAGACGAACATCCCTTCAGATGGAGGATCTCttacctgaaagaacaatttatTATAGCGTAGATGGATTCAAGGGTGGATAATACAGATCAATTTATTCAAGGGTGGATAATACAGATCAATTTATTAAAGCGTAGATGGATTCAAGGGTGGATAATACAGATCAATTTATTAAAGCGTAGATGGATTCAAGGGTGGATAATACAGATCAATTTATTAAAGCGTAGATGGATTCAAGGGTGGATAATACAGATCAATTTATTAAAGCGTAGATGGATTCAAGGGTGGATAAAACAGATCAATTTATTATAGCGTAGATGGATTCAAGGGTGGATAATACAGATCAATttattataacaatatataacaatttattataGCATAGATGGATTCTTGCAAGGGTGGATAATACAGATCAATTTATTAAAGCGTAGATGGATTCTTGCAAGGGTGGATAATACAGATCAATTTATTAAAGCGTAGATGGATTCAAGGGTGGATAATACAGATCAATTTATTAAAGCGTAGATGGATTCAAGGGTGGATAATACAGATCAATTTATTATAGCGTAGATGGATTGAAGGGTGGATAATACAGATCAATTTATTATAGCGTAGATGGATTCAAGGGTGGATAATACAGATCAATttattataacaatatataacaatttattataGCATAGATGGATTCTTGCAAGGGTGGATAATACAGATCAATTTATTAAAGCGTAGATAGATTCAAGGGTGGATAATATAGATCAATTTATTATAGTCTACATTGATGATACAGATCAATTTATTGTGGTTTACATGGATTCAAGGGTGGATAATAGATATCAATTTGGTACCCATATTTGTGTCATGGAAGTGAAGCACCTGGCATAATGTAAATCCTTACTAAACCCAATTTTATCTTTAACATTTCATCTTAACAGTGACTGAGAGATTCTTTAGTGCCTCAAGAAATGAAGTCATATTATGGAGCCAGTCTGACCGATCATTCGATCGACGACGAGATGACCACTGCCAAGGATGCAAAGAAAAAGTAGTGAAATCTTACATGGTCTTTATCCCTGGATGTAATCTCTGTCTGGAACATGATAGGTTCCACCTGGTTGGTGGTAGCATTGCTGTTCTTGATGGCATCCTGCTTAAGGAGGGCCAGGAGACACCGTGGATGGAAGAAACCACCCAGCCAATAAGCAGGGAACTTCTCCCTTCCCTGTAGATTAAAGAAGTCAGCTGGTTATTATATCTGCTCCGATCTTTCTACACTCGCTCAAGATGATAATTGGTTACCCAGCCAATGAGGTCTGTCAAACTGGTTGATGCTGGTGTAAACAACATCCATCTCCATGGGAGAGGGCTGGGAAGGGTAGCAGTAACATGCATCTACTTACATAACATCATGTTTGAAACCCCATCTGGAGATGTTAGATTTTAAAGCTTCAGTGACACTAGGCTAGCCAATTCAGAAGGGCCAAAGATCCTCTCTTCACATCAATTGCCTAAAACTCCCACAGTCCATctgggaagtgggggggggggctgtgtgaCTTACCTGTATGATTATTCTTTCAAGCTGTTGGCATCTTGCAGATAAATCTGCCAGCCATTGTCCTAGGGCCCAGTTAGCAGGAGGGGCCGACTCCCCGCTGAGATGGAGCCAGCGTGAAGGAATACGATGGTGGAATATATCATCCGCTATCCTCACCAATTTCTCTGACATCTGGTCACCTAGCAACTCCGTAGGATTCTCTGTCAGGGATTTTAGTTTCTATAAcgatagaaataaaataaatgataaaggTAAACGGGCACATAACAATGTGGCTGCTTTGTTGAGATATCTGTatctttgtaaacatgttttaatCGGAGAGATGATTTGTTCATTGCAAGGAAATACATCCTTTGAAaccataaaatattaatatttttgcaaGCAGGAAGTCATTTCTACCTGCCACTGCAGAAAATTTACCTTTCGGTCCACCTTGACCACCATAATAagatttaattaattacaagaTTTACTCATGTCTGATCAGAGTACACATtaacaggtcaaaggtcacctaccTGTAGAGATGACTTGATCTCTGCCAAGAGTTTCAACATCAGGTCAATCTCTCGTAAGATAAACCTGTTGAAAGGAGTGTCTGCACCAGTCTTACGGATACGTTCGACAACGTATTCCTGCAAGATGAATAGAGAAGAAGAATGTTATAATTAAATTGTAACTGCTGTGCATGTGTTTATATCATCTTACCTCAAATAGTATATTCTGCAATTAAGATATTAATCTACCTGTACAGATATATTTCTATGGGATACTTACACAAGCACAAGCAAATTAGTTTGGTAGGTTTAGAAGGGAACAAAACCAACTGGTCAAATTTGCATGATAACAAAAGTGACAGTCAGGAGAAAATGTAAGATATAAGGTTCTTACATTAATGCTGAAGATTATGAACTGTTCCACAATCACGCAGTGATTAAGAACACAAGATATATCGTAATAATTTATCTGTGTACTATTgataacacagaaataaaaattaaaaatgaatccAAATAATTTCATATGTCCGGCTTCTTATTTCACTTACCCGGTTCCATCCTCTTGGAATTTTACCGATCAATGAATGACAAACTTCccatatttcaatgtctttcCTGCTGTTGACGAGAGCTTGGCTCGCACTGGCATAAACACCCATTGATGCTACAGCAGGAGTCAGGGTGTGGCCAGTCACTGATGCTACAGAAGGTCCTGGGGAGATGAAAAATTGACCAATTTTAACATCTGTGTTGCAAGGGTAATACAATTGCAATACAGTTACTTTGTGTAGCACAAAATTTGTTATAAGCTTTTGCACAGTATCACTAGAGAGGTTGGGAAGGTCTgaatttcagaatttgaattatTGCTAAATTAATGTAGGTATGAACAATATAAGCAAAGTGCTCTAATAGACTAATGGTCTACCATACATGGTCTACCATGTCCTACCACATGGTCTATCATAATGGTCTACCATACATGCAGTGTGCCATCTGGGGTGTCCAGGGATAATTATGTCACCAGCCTGCCTTtctgaagttttcatttttcccttaaatgtattattaaaattagaatactttattatttatcCCAGTACTTGACCAAGGGGCTGTatcccctctccccacccaaGTGAGGCCTGTGTGGTACAATATCTTTTACctgttataaatttaaaaaaattgttctcTTTTATCtgtaataaataaaactagTTACCTATTTTTGGTGATAGAGGTATCGGTTGAAGGACATGACTCAAGGTATTTGAAGATGGCATAGCGTCCAGGATGGCGTTGACTCTGGTCATTACGTACTGATCAATACCAGTCACAGTCTGAAAGAAGAGGGACAATAATAGGTTAAAACCTACCCAACGAATATGAACTATTAAATTTAACAAGTACTCTTACACATTTGTTGTTGAATAATCATCAATGTTTTCTCAATACTTTCAGGGTCTGTGTGTAAGACTGAAGTGTTAAAACTTATTAGTTCCAGTTTATGCAAGAAGATTTTCCATCATAATTTAATTTCAACAGCAGTTAATTAATTTGGCAATGGATTGTCTTTCTCCTTGGTGAAAAGTCACAAGTACATGACATGAAAATGTTATTTGTCACCAAAAAAAGTCATTAAGTATGTTAATTGTTTTGAGTGATATCGAATCGTAAATTGAGTGCAAATGGTGCTAAAAAGTTAACTTGTCCACACTGTTTAATGAAGCAATGTTATATGAGCGAGTTAAAGTAACACCAAGAAATTACAACatcttttaaataaataaaggtCAAATATTGTAGAAAGGACAAAATAGGTTAGTTTTCACAAAAACACATTCAACTGTTCAGAGCACTGTACCTTACTGATTCATGCATATTCGTACCAACCCTTCTCAATGTTTGGGAATAATTACAATCAACTAATTTAACCCTTCTACATGTCTGAAAGTAATTTCGAGGTGCACAACCTCAAGGAAAATAGGTTGAAGCttagaaaaaatataaaaaattgcCAATTACTGATGATCTTTGAACCTCTTATGATTAATTAACAATTATACACAGCACAACAGAAACAGTGTTAAAACACACGGAAGACATCAAGTGCAAAATCATCGACCACAATAAACAGGAAAGTATCACTTTAAGAAAAGATTAACGACAAAAGTGTAAAGATAAAAAATGTTTGGTCAAGCACATCAAATCAGAGAATCGTCTTACCATGTAATGAAAGTCATCCTTATGAATCATAAAAAGagattcaaaacaaaaaaattatatttttatttttattgaaaatataacaaataatgtGGAAACTAAAATGTTCCATGTTCTGCAAGTTGGCAAACAATTTTTGAATTACTGACATTGATCTTCAGCTCCGTTTCTGATCCTTAATCTCTTACAAGGAGATCATCTCCTCTTGAAGAATGTACAAGTTAGTATCATAATGTTGCCACAGAATTACCCCAATTTCAATCCCTGGTTAATGGGCTGACACAATCCACACTACCTTGAATTGGCTTACCCTTCCAAAATTCTGCCTTGAAAATAGCTCTTGGAGCAAGCACTACCAAACAAAAGTTTGCCTCAAAGCAGGAAAATGAATAGGCTAATTCTAGTACTAAAAGTAGGCCTTACAGAATAGGCCTTTGATAGCTAGACTTCAGCTCCTTgccagaaaataaaatataatgtgCTGCCTTACAGTTAATTTGATAGGTCTTAGGCCTAAGTCTACTTAATGGCCCTGCAGGCAGGCCCACTAGCAAGTAACTTAATATGACAAGACTAAGGTCCTACAACCACtacattttttttggttgtAGAAAATTAttagaagaaagaaatatttaacttgCGCCATTTGCAGTAAAATTATTAGGATTCAGCTCTGCTTggcagtctacagtaacatccTTCCAATAGTAGCATCATAAACCATGTGCTCCTCTTGCTCAACATATACAGAGAGTACAAATTttccactcatgaatattcaagcTTTAGTTTTTACTTGACCTATTGCACTTATGAATATGCTAATGAATAAAATTAACAtcagaataaatattcatgatatgtcAAGAATTCAATACAGAATCAAGTGAATGGAAATCCATGACttaaaattattatataaaaGCTTCACTGCTTCACTTCTCATTCAGCTTTAACAAcataaaaaaatcaacattttacGTATTATTCCAAATTTACAAACGAGACAGAAATTCCCTCTAGTGAGATGGGGACTGCATACATGATCACATGGGATTAAACAGGGCACTCATTAATGAAAGAGATGATCCAATCATCTTTTAAACCCCAATTTGACTCTCAACAGGTTCTGGGATTGATGTGGGGTAAAAACCCTGTACTTTTGGATACATTCAGTTGTGCTCAAATAAAACACACATGTTAAACTAATAGACTGTACTAAGTTATGCCTGCTTTAATAAGATGAAccataaatatgttaatattatataatattatgattaatttaCCTCCATGGTGGTATGCATACAGCAGGCTTCTGGAACTTCCATCATAAACAGAGGCAGCTGGTCCAAGGACTGGAGCAACGTCGTCTGACGGATGTGGTTATTGAAGAATGCGGCAGGAGTCCGATACCTCactattaaaagaaatattaaaatcataaatattaaaatatttagcaagccacaatataatataattcagTTTTCAGATTTAAGTATCTTGTCAGTTTTCTTGCCAAGTTCCTTGCTAGGCAATTTTACAAACTTAACTgttatatcccattaaatattaaatagaaatgttaacattacaatattatacAGATCTTAAAATGACTCAGGGTTCAACAGTGTTTCACATCAAGGGGTTTTACCACCTATCCGACTCCCGTTTGAAAACTCGTAAAACCAAACCAATGAAATGATCGTTGtgcatctttttcttttcctttcttttatcCTTTCTTTCCAGCTTTATTTTTCAATAATGTATTTGTCATAACAACACCCACTCATATATGTAGAAACTCAGGTTTGTTTGATTTCCTTTAATAAATACAATCTgatatttgtatacatttcaACAGAGAATAACGCTGCTGCGATGTTTATACTCACTCTTTGTCGCTTCAAAGTCTCTCTTTACAGAATTTGGACCAGTCCAATAATCTACCAGGGCAGAGAGGTAGGTCTGGTCATATTCATTGGTAATGTGACTACCATACACAACCTCTGAGAGTAGATATCTCAG is a window of Apostichopus japonicus isolate 1M-3 chromosome 21, ASM3797524v1, whole genome shotgun sequence DNA encoding:
- the LOC139962548 gene encoding kinesin-like protein KIF25 — protein: MPFTFDFVELNKVKNCDVLLGKKDEQITALKTENALLHLRLAQLEGQVKEERVQKDISEEELIVEVKRSHKVQLRGATIAGDVQDVKSSLSNLREEIANMPCLMREKMEPVLYAAKALDAKYSVKDSTFKELEESLQEHKEQLLETQERFLREKQRRKELHNTLVELRGNIRVYYRARPVLAFDDILQQTESVRRSNISVDEVVNTLDDETICIKCDRHGGTAQSKTFEFDRVFGQTDLQDDVFSDIKPLLTSLLDGYNVCMMAYGQTGSGKTYTMLGPEYTPSGTSPNKGLEGGIDDGIIPRAGRELFRLMREKSTSTYTVDVSVVEVYNNEICDLLTVDPAGMKHDVYTSDDGSMEVTSVSTKLIHSVEDLIHFVHHGLTHRHEDSTLVHDHSSRSHLVVTLTVTGIPTPTKMGTNRSGEEIVKTKLQLVDLAGSECVGVSGVKGTALREASFINRSLSALADVLSALAEQRPHIPYRNSRLTHLLQDSIGGDAKLLVICCVSPTRRFLSETLQCLGFGSRARQVQRGPVKRRPAIGGTPVGGGGSRSPVVTRTRRSHSLTSIHREQSLEVTTPNRLLYSEGNRFGYRGAPP